One Homo sapiens chromosome 13, GRCh38.p14 Primary Assembly genomic window carries:
- the ESD gene encoding S-formylglutathione hydrolase isoform X1 has product MALKQISSNKCFGGLQKVFEHDSVELNCKMKFAVYLPPKAETGKCPALYWLSGLTCTEQNFISKSGYHQSASEHGLVVIAPDTSPRGCNIKGEDESWDFGTGAGFYVDATEDPWKTNYRMYSYVTEELPQLINANFPVDPQRMSIFGHSMGGHGALICALKNPGKYKSVSAFAPICNPVLCPWGKKAFSGYLGTDQSKWKAYDATHLVKSYPGSQLDILIDQGKDDQFLLDGQLLPDNFIAACTEKKIPVVFRLQEGYDHSYYFIATFITDHIRHHAKYLNA; this is encoded by the exons ATGGCATTGAAGCAGATTTCCAGCAACAAGTGCTTTGGGGGATTGCAGAAAGTTTTTGAACATGACAG TGTTGAACTAAACTGCAAAATGAAATTTGCTGTCTACTTACCACCAAAGGCAGAAACAGGAAAGTGCCCTGCACTGTATTGGCTCTCAG GTTTAACTTGCACAGAGcaaaattttatatcaaaatcTGGTTATCATCAGTCTGCTTCAGAACATGGTCTTGTTGTCATTGCTCCAGATACCAGCCCTC GTGGCTGCAATATTAAAGGTGAAGATGAGAGCTGGGACTTTGGCACTGGTGCTGGATTTTATGTTGATGCCACTGAAGATCCTTGGAAAACCAACTACAGAATGTACTCTTATGTCACAGAGGAG CTTCCCCAACTCATAAATGCCAATTTTCCAGTGGATCCCCAAAGGATGTCTATTTTTGGCCACTCCATGGGAGGTCATGGAGCTCTGATCTGTGCTTTGAAAAATCCTGGAAAATACAAA tCTGTGTCAGCATTTGCTCCAATTTGCAACCCTGTACTCTGTCCCTGGGGCAAAAAAGCCTTTAGTGGATATTTGGGAACAGATCAAAGTAAATGGAAG GCTTATGATGCTACCCACCTTGTGAAATCCTATCCAGGATCTCAGCTGGACATACTAATTGATCAAGGGAAAGATGACCAGTTTCTTTTAGATGGACAGTTACTCCCTGATAACTTCATAGCTGCctgtacagaaaagaaaatccccgTTGTTTTTCGATTGCAAGAG GGTTATGATCATAGCTACTACTTCATTGCAACCTTTATTACTGACCACATCAGACATCATGCTAAATACCTGAATGCATGA